A stretch of the Photobacterium sp. CCB-ST2H9 genome encodes the following:
- the rluA gene encoding bifunctional tRNA pseudouridine(32) synthase/23S rRNA pseudouridine(746) synthase RluA — MKSLPPMAYNPPTDPWLDVLYIDRDIIAVNKPSGLLSNPGRDPAHADSVFSRVLADHPKSQIVHRLDMATSGLIVLALNKDAERHLKAQFRERQTEKVYYARVWGTPEPQSGTVDLPLICDWPNRPKQKVCFDDGKPSVTHYEVLESDGQTSLVRLRPITGRSHQLRVHMQALGHPILGDEFYAHEAAEALAPRLQLHAAELSFFHPYTGEPQHQFAPCDFFPDAPERTI, encoded by the coding sequence ATGAAATCCTTACCGCCGATGGCCTATAACCCGCCGACTGATCCCTGGCTGGATGTTCTCTACATCGATCGCGACATTATTGCCGTGAATAAGCCGTCCGGCCTGCTGTCCAATCCGGGCCGCGATCCGGCTCATGCCGACAGTGTGTTCAGCCGGGTACTGGCAGACCACCCGAAGTCGCAGATTGTCCACCGTCTGGACATGGCAACCTCGGGCCTGATCGTGCTGGCTTTGAACAAGGATGCCGAACGTCATCTCAAGGCCCAGTTCCGCGAGCGTCAGACCGAAAAAGTCTATTACGCCCGTGTGTGGGGGACGCCGGAGCCACAGAGCGGCACGGTGGATTTACCGCTGATCTGCGACTGGCCGAATCGTCCGAAACAGAAAGTGTGCTTTGATGACGGTAAACCGTCCGTCACCCATTACGAAGTGCTGGAAAGTGACGGCCAGACCAGTCTGGTCAGACTCCGTCCAATCACCGGTCGCTCCCACCAGCTGCGTGTCCATATGCAGGCGCTGGGTCACCCGATCCTGGGTGATGAGTTTTACGCCCATGAAGCCGCCGAAGCGCTGGCACCCCGCCTGCAACTTCATGCGGCAGAGCTGAGCTTTTTCCATCCGTATACCGGTGAGCCTCAGCATCAGTTTGCGCCGTGCGATTTCTTCCCGGACGCGCCTGAACGCACTATCTGA
- the frdA gene encoding fumarate reductase (quinol) flavoprotein subunit produces MQTITTDIAVIGAGGAGLRTAIAAAESNPELEIALISKVYPMRSHTVAAEGGSAAVIKEEDSLDNHFNDTVSGGDWLCEQDVVEYFVKNATREMIQMELWGCPWSRKENGEVNVRRFGGMKVERTWFAADKTGFHMLHTLFQTSMKYTNIKRFDEFFVLDLLVDDGQIQGLVAIHMAEGELVTIRAKSVVLATGGAGRVYHCNTNGGIVTGDGMAMAYRHGIPLRDMEFVQYHPTGLPGTGILMTEGCRGEGGIIVNKHGYRYLQDYGMGPETPVGQPKNKYMELGPRDKVSQAFWHEQQKGNTIDHPLGDVVHLDLRHLGEDYLNERLPFICELAKAYVNVDPAKEPIPIRPTVHYTMGGIETDATCETRISGLFAVGECASVGLHGANRLGSNSLAEFVVFGRVAGEHAARHAAGFRGWNDTAIETQAEAAAARIEALMHQEGDENWAKIRTEMGLAMEAGCGIYRQADLMQQTMDKLAELKARYKRISIHDKGKVFNTDLLYAIEIGYGLDVAEAMVHSAMLRRESRGAHQRLDAGCTERDDANFLKHTLAFYNEGGAPVIDYSDVTITKSQPKARLYGEAAEKAAANASKAEEHPE; encoded by the coding sequence GTGCAGACCATCACCACAGATATCGCAGTCATCGGCGCCGGTGGCGCCGGCCTTCGCACCGCAATTGCAGCCGCAGAGAGCAATCCGGAGTTGGAAATCGCCCTGATCTCCAAAGTCTATCCGATGCGTTCGCATACCGTGGCAGCAGAAGGCGGCTCAGCCGCAGTGATCAAGGAAGAAGACAGCCTGGACAACCACTTCAACGATACCGTGAGTGGCGGCGACTGGCTGTGCGAACAGGACGTTGTTGAATATTTTGTCAAAAACGCAACGCGCGAAATGATTCAGATGGAGCTGTGGGGCTGCCCGTGGAGCCGCAAGGAAAACGGCGAAGTGAACGTGCGCCGCTTTGGCGGCATGAAAGTCGAGCGCACCTGGTTCGCAGCCGACAAGACCGGCTTCCACATGCTGCACACCCTGTTCCAGACCTCCATGAAATACACCAACATCAAGCGCTTTGATGAGTTCTTCGTGCTCGATCTGCTGGTCGACGACGGGCAAATCCAGGGACTGGTCGCAATTCACATGGCTGAAGGTGAACTGGTCACCATCAGGGCGAAATCTGTGGTTCTGGCAACAGGCGGTGCCGGCCGGGTATATCACTGCAACACCAACGGCGGCATCGTCACCGGGGACGGCATGGCCATGGCCTACCGTCATGGCATTCCGCTGCGGGATATGGAGTTCGTCCAGTACCACCCGACCGGCCTGCCGGGCACCGGGATTCTGATGACCGAAGGCTGCCGCGGCGAGGGCGGCATTATCGTCAATAAACACGGTTACCGTTACCTGCAGGATTACGGCATGGGGCCGGAAACCCCGGTCGGTCAGCCGAAAAACAAATACATGGAACTGGGACCGCGGGACAAAGTGTCGCAGGCCTTCTGGCATGAACAGCAGAAAGGCAACACCATCGACCATCCGCTGGGCGATGTGGTGCATCTGGACCTTCGCCATCTGGGAGAAGACTACCTGAACGAGCGCCTGCCCTTTATCTGCGAGCTGGCGAAAGCCTACGTCAATGTCGATCCGGCCAAAGAGCCGATCCCGATCCGCCCGACCGTCCACTACACCATGGGCGGTATCGAGACCGATGCCACCTGCGAAACCCGCATCAGCGGCCTGTTTGCCGTCGGTGAATGTGCCTCTGTCGGCCTGCATGGCGCCAACCGTTTGGGTTCCAACTCTCTGGCAGAGTTCGTGGTCTTTGGCCGCGTCGCCGGTGAGCACGCCGCCAGACACGCCGCCGGATTCCGGGGCTGGAATGACACCGCAATTGAAACCCAGGCCGAAGCAGCCGCCGCACGGATTGAAGCCCTGATGCATCAGGAAGGCGACGAAAACTGGGCCAAAATCCGCACCGAAATGGGGCTCGCCATGGAAGCCGGTTGCGGTATCTACCGTCAGGCCGATCTGATGCAGCAAACCATGGATAAACTGGCCGAGCTGAAAGCACGCTACAAGCGCATCAGCATTCACGACAAAGGCAAGGTGTTTAACACGGATCTGCTTTATGCCATTGAAATCGGCTACGGGCTGGATGTGGCGGAAGCTATGGTCCACTCAGCCATGCTGCGCCGGGAATCCCGCGGTGCCCACCAGCGCCTCGACGCCGGTTGCACCGAACGGGATGATGCCAACTTCCTGAAGCACACGCTGGCCTTCTACAACGAAGGGGGTGCCCCCGTCATTGATTACAGCGATGTCACCATCACCAAGTCCCAGCCCAAAGCCCGGCTGTACGGCGAAGCCGCTGAAAAAGCTGCCGCAAACGCGTCAAAAGCAGAGGAGCACCCCGAATGA
- a CDS encoding succinate dehydrogenase/fumarate reductase iron-sulfur subunit — protein sequence MTANRIQNVAILRYDPEQDTEPHMQSFSVPFDETMSVLDALNHVKDHLDKHLTYRCSCRMAICGSCGVMVNGVPKLACKSFLRDYPDGVTIEPLANFPIEKDLVVDMTPFIERLEAIKPYLIGNDRTPEDGTNLQTPAQMDIYKQFAGCINCGLCYAACPQFGLNPQFLGPAALTLAHRYNLDNRDRGKAERMPLINGDNGAWGCTFVGYCSEVCPKNVDPAAAVNQSKLASSKDFVIAMLKPDGSPKKAEVSR from the coding sequence ATGACAGCCAACCGTATCCAAAACGTCGCCATTCTGCGTTACGACCCGGAGCAGGACACTGAGCCGCACATGCAGTCTTTCAGCGTCCCCTTTGACGAGACCATGTCCGTACTGGATGCACTCAATCATGTGAAGGACCATCTCGACAAGCACCTGACCTACCGCTGCTCCTGTCGGATGGCAATCTGTGGCTCATGTGGTGTGATGGTCAATGGGGTCCCGAAACTGGCCTGTAAAAGCTTCCTGCGTGATTACCCGGATGGGGTGACCATTGAACCACTGGCCAACTTCCCGATCGAGAAAGATCTGGTCGTTGACATGACACCTTTCATTGAACGTCTGGAGGCTATCAAACCTTACCTTATCGGCAACGACCGGACACCAGAGGACGGGACGAACCTGCAGACCCCGGCACAAATGGATATCTATAAGCAGTTCGCTGGGTGCATCAACTGCGGCCTGTGTTATGCAGCCTGCCCGCAGTTTGGCCTCAATCCGCAATTTCTCGGCCCGGCCGCGCTGACCCTGGCCCATCGTTACAACCTCGACAACCGCGATCGGGGCAAAGCCGAACGGATGCCACTGATCAACGGGGACAACGGGGCCTGGGGCTGTACCTTCGTCGGCTATTGCTCCGAAGTCTGCCCGAAAAACGTCGACCCGGCCGCAGCGGTCAACCAGAGCAAACTCGCATCCTCAAAAGACTTTGTGATTGCCATGCTCAAACCGGATGGTTCACCGAAGAAAGCGGAGGTATCCAGATGA
- the frdC gene encoding fumarate reductase subunit FrdC: MSHRNPYVRPMTRNWWQSHPFYRFYMLREATVLPLVLFTLFLTYGLGALVTGPEAWQGWLDFMAHPVIVAVNLVALAGSLLHAATFFKLMPQVMPIRLKGKVIKKELVIAAQWAAVAVISLIVLIVLIVV; encoded by the coding sequence ATGAGTCACCGCAACCCGTATGTACGTCCGATGACAAGGAACTGGTGGCAAAGCCATCCGTTCTACCGTTTTTACATGCTGCGAGAAGCCACGGTCCTGCCGCTGGTTTTGTTTACCCTGTTTCTGACCTATGGACTGGGCGCACTGGTGACCGGGCCTGAAGCCTGGCAGGGCTGGCTGGATTTCATGGCCCATCCTGTAATCGTGGCGGTGAACCTCGTGGCGCTGGCTGGCAGCCTGCTGCACGCAGCAACCTTTTTCAAGCTGATGCCGCAGGTCATGCCTATCCGCCTGAAAGGCAAGGTGATCAAAAAAGAGCTCGTCATCGCAGCTCAGTGGGCCGCGGTCGCTGTGATTTCCCTGATTGTCCTGATTGTCCTGATTGTGGTCTAA
- the frdD gene encoding fumarate reductase subunit FrdD yields the protein MPVNSSDKVNPQPKRSDEPIWWGLFGAGGTWFAMVTPVTILVLGILMPLGILDAEHFEYQRVEAFASSLIGAAFLILTLALPMWHAMHRVHHGLHDLKIHAGRTGKIACYGFAAFITALAIVLIVLL from the coding sequence ATGCCTGTGAATTCATCTGATAAGGTCAATCCTCAACCGAAACGTTCTGACGAACCGATCTGGTGGGGACTGTTTGGCGCGGGCGGTACCTGGTTTGCTATGGTCACGCCGGTCACCATTCTGGTCCTGGGGATTCTGATGCCCCTGGGTATCCTTGATGCTGAGCATTTTGAATATCAGCGGGTCGAAGCCTTCGCATCCAGCCTGATCGGGGCGGCGTTTCTGATCCTGACGCTGGCCCTGCCGATGTGGCACGCGATGCACCGGGTGCACCACGGATTACACGACCTGAAAATTCATGCCGGACGAACCGGAAAAATCGCCTGCTATGGTTTTGCCGCTTTCATCACTGCTCTGGCCATCGTGCTGATTGTCCTGCTGTAG
- a CDS encoding D-2-hydroxyacid dehydrogenase translates to MQQIVFLDRDTIPSQITLPRPAFDHQWQEYPATRPAQVVERLQHATIAVTNKVVLNAETLSQLPQLRMVAIAATGTNNVDLDYCREHGIVVSNIRGYATGSVPEHVIAMLFALRRNLFAYHQDIQAGVWQEKKQFCFFTHPIGDVAGSTLGIIGSGSLGQAVAKLASAIGMKVIFAERKGASECREGYLPFTQVLKEADVITLHCPLSEATTNLIAAPELALMKPGSLLINTGRGGLVNETDLVAALQSGHLGGAGCDVFTAEPADLSNPLLAHADLPNLLLTPHVAWGADSAIQTLANQLTENLEAFVAGHPQNRV, encoded by the coding sequence ATGCAACAGATTGTTTTTCTTGACCGAGATACCATTCCCAGCCAGATCACGTTGCCCCGCCCCGCCTTTGACCATCAGTGGCAGGAATACCCGGCAACCCGCCCGGCGCAAGTTGTCGAACGCCTGCAACATGCCACCATTGCCGTCACCAACAAAGTCGTCTTAAATGCCGAGACACTCAGCCAGTTGCCGCAGCTCAGAATGGTTGCCATCGCTGCGACCGGGACCAACAATGTCGATCTGGATTACTGCCGCGAACACGGCATTGTGGTCAGTAACATTCGCGGCTATGCCACCGGCTCTGTCCCGGAACATGTCATCGCGATGCTGTTTGCGCTCCGGCGAAATCTGTTCGCCTATCATCAGGATATTCAGGCGGGCGTCTGGCAGGAAAAAAAACAGTTCTGCTTTTTCACCCATCCGATCGGGGATGTCGCAGGCAGCACGCTGGGGATCATTGGCAGCGGCAGTCTGGGACAGGCCGTCGCCAAACTGGCATCAGCGATTGGTATGAAGGTGATCTTTGCCGAACGGAAGGGTGCCAGCGAATGTCGTGAGGGATATCTGCCTTTTACGCAGGTGCTGAAAGAGGCTGACGTGATCACCCTGCACTGTCCGCTCAGCGAAGCAACAACCAACCTGATTGCCGCACCGGAACTGGCACTGATGAAACCCGGCAGTCTGCTGATCAATACCGGTCGCGGCGGGCTGGTCAACGAAACCGATTTAGTCGCCGCGCTGCAATCCGGCCATCTGGGCGGGGCCGGCTGTGATGTGTTTACGGCCGAGCCAGCCGATTTGTCCAATCCGCTGCTGGCTCATGCAGACTTACCGAACCTGCTGCTGACGCCCCATGTGGCCTGGGGCGCGGATTCTGCCATTCAGACGCTGGCCAACCAGCTGACCGAAAATCTGGAAGCTTTTGTTGCAGGACATCCGCAAAACCGCGTCTGA
- the djlA gene encoding co-chaperone DjlA, which yields MQVLGKILGAFFGFLLGGPIGLLLGIFLGHKFDQARAGVYPGGGFGRFSGGQADQQARQAEFFHAGFAVMGHVAKAKGRVTQEEIRVASAIMDRMQLHGNARRLAQEAFREGKAEDFPLQEVLARVRQSTQGRLDLLQFFLELQIQAAFADGSLHPKERQLLFVIGRGLGFSEQQLERRLHMQEAAFRFQQGGGFYRQQSQQQQGGFRQAPTRDQLADAYELLGVEKDAGAKDLKRAYRKLMNEHHPDKLAAKGLPPEMMELAKQKAQELTAAYELIKKEKGFK from the coding sequence ATGCAGGTGTTGGGCAAGATTTTAGGTGCATTTTTTGGTTTTCTCCTTGGTGGACCTATCGGTTTGTTATTAGGCATCTTTTTAGGTCATAAGTTCGATCAGGCTCGCGCCGGTGTTTATCCAGGCGGTGGATTCGGCCGTTTTTCCGGCGGTCAGGCCGATCAGCAGGCACGTCAGGCGGAGTTCTTCCATGCCGGTTTTGCGGTGATGGGCCATGTGGCCAAGGCGAAAGGGCGGGTGACACAGGAGGAAATCCGGGTCGCCAGTGCCATTATGGATCGCATGCAACTGCACGGAAATGCCCGCCGTCTGGCGCAGGAGGCATTCCGCGAAGGTAAGGCTGAAGATTTTCCGTTGCAGGAAGTGCTGGCCCGGGTACGTCAGAGTACCCAGGGACGGCTGGATCTGTTGCAGTTCTTTCTGGAGTTGCAGATTCAGGCCGCGTTTGCCGACGGCAGCCTGCATCCGAAAGAGCGTCAGCTGTTGTTTGTCATTGGTCGCGGGCTGGGCTTTTCTGAGCAGCAATTAGAGCGCCGTTTGCACATGCAGGAAGCCGCGTTTCGCTTTCAGCAGGGCGGTGGTTTCTATCGTCAGCAGTCTCAGCAGCAACAGGGCGGTTTTCGTCAGGCGCCAACCCGGGATCAGCTGGCGGATGCCTATGAACTGCTGGGGGTAGAGAAAGACGCCGGAGCCAAAGATCTCAAGCGTGCCTACCGGAAGCTGATGAACGAGCACCATCCGGACAAACTGGCGGCCAAAGGTCTGCCGCCGGAGATGATGGAGCTGGCGAAGCAGAAAGCGCAGGAACTGACAGCGGCCTATGAGCTGATCAAAAAAGAAAAAGGCTTTAAGTGA
- the lptD gene encoding LPS assembly protein LptD, whose translation MSFTSRSLLATMISIALYGPSAFANDALIESDVSPSAEEELALVKGMCLTPDPSAGDPNNAPIRISAEQAVAESGESVTYSGDVVIRQSNRTVAADVATMNQRKNTVSAEGNVYFHDGTLEVYADSMHNNLETDDAEINNAVYSLTCEAGRGEATKIEKEGMTYYRLRNGTYTTCPPGDKSWQFTATSIERETDSPFADLYNARFEVLDVPIFYMPYLRVPVGNERLTGFLYPTVSYGSRDGFELETPFYWNIAPNYDLTLTPKYMSNRGVQLNSDFRYLTELGQGSLKGEYLPDDSAAEDNDARWAFNWSHSGQYGDHWRFNADYSKVSDVTYFSDVDSGIGNREDNNLLQTGEVSYQDYNWNSTLRVRNFQPLTPGVSSNYRLMPQLTFNYYEPDLGYGLDFGLLSHISRFENDDAKKPSADRVHLEPSLTLPFATPWWSMTTEAKLMYTYYNQDFDPTVDGLEDLDETATRTVPSLRMLTGLYFERDADLFGSAYTQSLEPQLQYLYVKDVDQSQIYGAYDTTILQTDYYGLFRDRRYSSVDRIAAANQFTVGATTRFFDDDYKERFNLSFGQIFYLNDSGRNLQEEGESQPNYSASAFESDFNYNDWLFFHGSLQYDASEQDMQFANAAIEYREGSLFSQLNYRYVSKQYIQQSLPDNNQIDNYTEEGISQVGFSTGFPIHAGLSIRGDYYHDVTENQMVEGQISLNYRSDCWMITLGYNEYMVARSNVNTQPVDYEQNFSISFSLLGLAGVSPVGAASASGNAIAYGRPFYLNN comes from the coding sequence ATGTCATTCACTTCCCGCAGCTTATTGGCGACCATGATCAGCATTGCTTTATATGGCCCGTCAGCTTTCGCCAATGATGCCCTCATTGAAAGTGATGTCAGCCCCTCTGCCGAAGAAGAACTGGCACTGGTCAAAGGCATGTGCCTGACCCCGGATCCGAGTGCGGGTGATCCCAACAATGCACCCATCCGGATCTCTGCAGAGCAGGCCGTGGCCGAAAGCGGCGAAAGCGTGACTTACTCCGGTGATGTGGTGATTCGCCAGTCCAACCGTACCGTGGCTGCCGATGTCGCCACCATGAACCAGCGTAAAAATACAGTCAGCGCGGAAGGCAACGTCTATTTTCACGACGGCACGCTCGAAGTCTACGCCGACAGTATGCATAACAATCTGGAAACAGACGACGCCGAGATCAATAACGCCGTCTACAGCCTGACCTGCGAGGCTGGCCGGGGGGAAGCCACTAAGATTGAAAAAGAAGGCATGACCTACTACCGCCTGCGCAACGGGACATACACAACCTGTCCGCCGGGCGATAAAAGCTGGCAGTTTACCGCCACCAGTATTGAACGCGAGACAGACTCGCCGTTTGCCGATCTGTATAACGCCCGCTTTGAAGTGCTGGATGTTCCAATTTTTTACATGCCTTATCTGCGTGTGCCGGTCGGCAATGAGCGCCTGACCGGTTTCCTGTATCCGACAGTCAGTTACGGTTCCCGGGACGGCTTTGAACTGGAAACGCCGTTCTACTGGAATATCGCGCCAAACTACGATCTGACCCTGACACCCAAGTATATGAGTAACCGCGGCGTCCAGCTGAACAGTGACTTCCGCTATCTCACAGAGCTCGGTCAGGGAAGTCTCAAGGGAGAATACCTGCCGGACGACAGTGCAGCTGAAGACAATGACGCGCGCTGGGCCTTCAACTGGTCCCACAGCGGTCAATATGGGGACCACTGGCGTTTTAATGCGGATTACAGCAAGGTCAGTGATGTGACCTACTTCTCTGATGTCGACTCAGGTATCGGTAATCGGGAAGACAACAACCTGTTGCAAACCGGCGAGGTGTCCTATCAGGACTACAACTGGAACTCGACCCTGCGGGTTCGGAACTTCCAGCCGCTGACACCGGGGGTGTCATCCAACTACCGCCTGATGCCGCAGCTGACCTTTAATTACTACGAACCGGATCTGGGCTACGGCCTGGACTTCGGCTTGCTGAGCCATATCAGCCGCTTTGAAAATGACGATGCCAAAAAGCCCTCGGCAGACCGGGTTCACCTCGAACCGTCGCTGACGCTGCCGTTTGCCACGCCTTGGTGGTCGATGACGACCGAAGCCAAGTTGATGTACACCTATTACAATCAGGACTTCGATCCGACGGTTGACGGCCTTGAAGATCTGGATGAGACCGCGACCCGGACCGTGCCCAGTCTGCGCATGCTGACCGGACTCTACTTTGAGCGGGATGCCGACCTGTTTGGCAGTGCCTATACCCAGAGCCTTGAACCTCAGCTGCAGTACCTGTACGTGAAGGATGTGGATCAGAGCCAAATCTATGGCGCTTACGATACCACCATTTTGCAGACGGATTATTACGGCCTGTTCCGTGACCGCCGTTACTCCAGCGTGGACCGAATTGCTGCGGCCAATCAGTTCACTGTCGGGGCAACCACCCGTTTCTTCGACGATGATTACAAGGAACGCTTCAACCTGTCTTTCGGCCAGATTTTCTACCTCAATGATTCCGGCCGGAATCTGCAGGAAGAAGGTGAGTCTCAGCCGAACTACTCGGCTTCAGCTTTCGAGTCGGACTTCAACTATAACGACTGGCTGTTCTTCCACGGCAGTCTGCAATATGACGCCAGCGAACAGGACATGCAGTTTGCCAATGCCGCGATTGAATACCGGGAAGGCAGTCTGTTCAGCCAGCTGAATTATCGCTATGTCTCGAAGCAATACATTCAGCAGAGCCTGCCGGATAACAATCAGATCGATAACTACACCGAGGAAGGGATCTCGCAGGTTGGTTTCTCAACCGGTTTTCCAATCCATGCTGGTCTGAGCATCCGGGGTGACTACTATCACGACGTGACCGAGAATCAGATGGTAGAAGGTCAGATCTCGCTGAACTATCGTTCCGACTGCTGGATGATTACCCTGGGTTACAACGAATACATGGTGGCACGCAGCAACGTGAATACCCAGCCTGTGGATTACGAGCAGAACTTCAGTATTTCGTTCTCTCTGCTGGGTCTGGCCGGTGTTTCACCGGTTGGTGCAGCGTCAGCCAGCGGCAATGCCATTGCCTATGGCCGTCCTTTCTACCTGAATAATTAA
- the surA gene encoding peptidylprolyl isomerase SurA, with amino-acid sequence MKMWKSLILGLSLLGLTTGSMAALKPLDKVVTIVNDSVILQSDVDAMLKTVHLNAARQGQPLPDDSILVNQVLEKLIMETLQLQQADQFGIRIDDNRLDSAIAQLAAERKMSVAQLQQELAGAGISYAIFREQIRRDLTASEARTIMVRRRINILPQEVENLATQLNQQQQEGVQYNVSHILIRLEEGASQTDRQAAERKAKDLVAQLNKGADFASLAYSASNGPKALQGGAWGWMSPEEMPTIFADQIHAQGKGAIIGPFRSGVGYHILKVNDVKGLETVSVTEVNARHILLKTSVILSDDGAKKELEQVRKDILSGQRSFADAAQALSADPGSAVNGGELGWQTPDIYVPEFKAQVERLPKGTISEPFKTVHGWHIVEVLDRRQVDRTDAAVKNRAYRILFSRKFNEEAQAWLQELRAGAYIEQPGYDDEQG; translated from the coding sequence ATGAAAATGTGGAAGTCTCTAATTCTCGGCCTGTCTCTTCTGGGCCTGACGACCGGCTCGATGGCCGCTCTGAAGCCGCTCGATAAGGTAGTCACCATTGTCAACGACAGCGTGATCCTGCAAAGCGATGTTGATGCCATGCTGAAAACCGTCCATCTGAACGCCGCCCGTCAGGGACAGCCGCTGCCGGATGACAGCATTCTGGTCAATCAGGTGCTGGAAAAGCTCATCATGGAAACCCTGCAATTGCAGCAGGCCGATCAGTTCGGGATCCGTATTGATGACAACCGGCTCGACAGCGCCATTGCCCAGCTCGCAGCAGAGCGCAAAATGTCGGTTGCCCAGCTCCAGCAGGAACTGGCCGGTGCCGGGATCAGCTACGCCATCTTCCGCGAACAGATCCGCCGTGATCTGACAGCAAGTGAAGCCCGTACCATTATGGTCCGCCGCCGGATCAATATTCTGCCGCAGGAAGTTGAAAACCTGGCCACTCAGCTCAACCAGCAACAGCAGGAAGGTGTTCAGTACAATGTCAGCCACATCCTGATCCGTCTGGAGGAAGGTGCCAGCCAGACCGACCGCCAGGCCGCTGAACGTAAAGCGAAAGATCTGGTTGCCCAGTTGAACAAAGGCGCCGACTTCGCCAGCCTGGCCTACAGCGCCTCGAATGGCCCGAAAGCCCTTCAGGGCGGTGCCTGGGGCTGGATGAGCCCGGAAGAAATGCCGACTATCTTCGCCGATCAGATCCATGCACAGGGGAAAGGTGCTATCATAGGGCCATTCCGCAGTGGTGTGGGTTACCACATTCTCAAAGTCAATGATGTGAAAGGTCTGGAGACTGTTTCGGTCACCGAAGTGAATGCCCGCCACATCCTGCTGAAAACCTCCGTTATTCTGAGTGATGACGGAGCGAAAAAAGAGCTGGAGCAGGTTCGCAAGGACATTTTGTCCGGTCAGCGCAGCTTTGCTGATGCGGCTCAGGCATTAAGTGCTGATCCGGGCTCTGCCGTCAACGGCGGTGAACTGGGCTGGCAAACGCCTGACATTTATGTCCCTGAATTCAAGGCACAGGTCGAAAGGCTGCCGAAAGGCACCATCAGTGAACCGTTCAAAACGGTACACGGCTGGCACATTGTAGAAGTGCTGGATCGCCGCCAGGTCGACCGGACTGATGCTGCGGTGAAGAACCGTGCCTACCGGATCCTCTTCAGCCGGAAATTTAATGAGGAAGCACAGGCGTGGCTGCAGGAACTGCGGGCCGGCGCCTATATTGAACAACCAGGATATGATGATGAACAAGGTTAA
- the pdxA gene encoding 4-hydroxythreonine-4-phosphate dehydrogenase PdxA codes for MNKVKRIAITPGEPAGIGPDLVIALAQQSWPHELVICANTGLMAERAALLGLPLEIIPYDANRPAQPHRPGTLVVADHPLKATVTPGELDEQNGHYVLDTLRRAAEGNMDGEFAALVTGPVHKGIINRAGVSFSGHTEFFAQQAQSNQVVMMLATEGLRVALVTTHIPLAYVAKAITVDRIHQVIRVLHADLISKFGIRKPKIYVCGLNPHAGEGGHLGREEIEVITPALDILREEDGMDLVGPLPADTIFQDKYLAEADAVLAMYHDQGLPVLKFKGFGNAVNITLGLPFIRTSVDHGTALELAGTGQADIGSLRTALSHAIEMVDKQQ; via the coding sequence ATGAACAAGGTTAAACGTATTGCCATCACGCCGGGAGAACCGGCGGGAATTGGCCCGGATCTCGTGATCGCGCTGGCACAACAGTCCTGGCCGCACGAGCTGGTGATTTGTGCCAACACCGGGCTGATGGCAGAACGTGCAGCCCTGTTGGGTTTACCACTGGAAATCATCCCTTATGATGCAAACCGCCCGGCACAACCGCACCGTCCGGGCACGCTGGTGGTTGCTGACCATCCGCTGAAAGCCACTGTGACGCCGGGTGAACTGGACGAACAGAACGGTCACTATGTACTGGATACCCTGAGGCGCGCCGCCGAGGGCAACATGGACGGCGAATTCGCCGCCCTGGTTACCGGTCCGGTTCACAAGGGCATTATTAACCGTGCAGGCGTGTCATTCAGCGGCCACACGGAATTTTTCGCCCAGCAGGCTCAGTCCAACCAGGTGGTCATGATGCTGGCAACCGAAGGCTTACGGGTCGCGCTGGTCACAACGCATATTCCGCTGGCTTACGTGGCGAAAGCCATCACTGTGGATCGCATCCATCAGGTGATCCGCGTACTGCACGCTGACCTGATCAGTAAGTTCGGTATCCGGAAACCTAAAATTTATGTCTGTGGCCTCAACCCGCATGCCGGGGAAGGCGGACACCTTGGCCGGGAGGAGATAGAAGTGATCACTCCGGCACTGGATATCCTCAGAGAAGAGGACGGGATGGATCTGGTTGGCCCGCTGCCAGCCGATACCATCTTCCAGGATAAATATCTGGCAGAAGCTGATGCGGTACTGGCGATGTATCACGATCAGGGTCTGCCAGTTCTGAAATTCAAAGGTTTTGGTAATGCCGTCAACATCACGTTGGGGCTGCCTTTTATCAGAACATCAGTTGATCATGGTACCGCACTGGAACTTGCGGGTACCGGACAGGCGGATATCGGGAGCCTCAGGACAGCGCTTTCCCACGCCATCGAAATGGTAGACAAACAACAATGA